The DNA region cacacattgactcagtaccgttaccccctgtatatagcctctcttgttattttactgcttctGTTGAATTATTTtcaatttattttacattttttactttttttttcacaacttcttaaagcattgttggttaagggcttgtatgtaagcaggttgtaactgttgtattcagcgcatgtgacaaataaaaatgtattttattttatttgttggtTCTGTTGCACCAagtctgttggttccagacttggtgcatcgccatcgcttgccatgcggtagcagagagaacagtctatgccttgggtgactggagtctttcacaattttgtagggccttcctctgacaccgcctggtatagatgtcctggatggcagggagctttgccccagtgatgtattgggctttACTCACTGCCCTCTGTAGCGGTTAGATGGGTTATGTGTGGTGTAAGACCTCAGTCAAAATGAAAAATGAAGTATTTGAAAATGTAACTGGCAGAATGGAGTTAGTGTTTTTCAGCTTTCACAACATGAGTAACTTGTCCTCATAgttcagtatctctctctctcctccaggcgtGGTGTTCCCATACTACCCACGGGTGGGGCGCTACAAGCTGAATTACCACCAGGCTGAGGACGTGTGTAAGGAGCAGGATGCCATCCTGGCCTCCCATGCCCAGCTCCACAAGGCCTGGCTAGAGGGCCTGGACTGGTGCAACGCAGGCTGGCTGGAGGACGGCTCCGTCCAGTACCCCATCTCCCACCCCCGGGACCAGTGTGGCCGCAAGGACACCCCTGCAGGGGTACGCAACTACGGCTACAGACACAAAGAGGATGAGCGCTACGATGCTTTCTGTTTCACCTCCAACCTCAAtggtgagtgtgtggtgtgtgtggggtccTTTCCATGGTTACTTTTTACTTTTCTTGAGCAGATGAGATATATTAACATTGATTGGTGACGGGTAGATTCCCCAGATATCTTTCCACTGTATTGCCTCTGCTCTGACTATACAGTGTTTTCAGATCTGTGCAGAcgaagggagggagatgaggcAAGATGTATTGAGATGCAGCCAGAGTCCACAGCAGCGATAGGAGCCTGTCTCTGATCCCTGCCTGTGATCCCCTAACCTTGTGTTGATTCCACCCTCTTAAAAGGGCCACAGGGTCTTCTAGCTGTGCTTTTATCTCCTCTCCTTTGATTTCCATCAACACTTCCACACAGTCGTGGCAGGGGAAGAAGCCTAGCCTGGTTCTATGGCTCAAAACAAATTTAGGAGCACTGCTGCTACACTGCTGCTCTACTGTACAAGAACTCATCATGACAGAATTATCCATCTGCTACCAGGGAATTGAAACATTCAATTTGGAGAATCTTGATTTATGGGTACAGCCGTTGAGTGCTACGGCAAGATTGTGACTCAGTCGGCAAAGAAATAACAACATTGGATGCATTCCGAAACAAAATAgattttcaattttttttcttctcctgaGACCGAATAAAAGTAATGATTTTCTTCCTGTGAACATTAAAGTAAAAGTCATTTTGTCAACAATATCTGAGcatctgcctagttaaataaaggttaaataaatcaaattaaaacaAATCTGAACTAGAGAAGATAAAGTACACAGTAGCCATAGTCGAACATTAACCTGGTACTTCATAGTGGAGACCTAGCAGTCTCTTCATTGCAGTGAGTTAATTACAGTCAACAGACAGACTGGCCTGAGATGTGGGCTATCTTCAGGAGTAATGGTAGGGGATACTGTTGCACTGACCAGCTGGAAGATATTAACACAGTAGCCTTTGGGGAAATATGAGACAATATTCCTCCCTAAAGGCATCAGCCACATAAACAAACGCAAAATCGATAGCCAAGTGTAAGGCTGTTGGCAGCCGTTCTGTGGTAGAAAACTACCCTGTGTTTTCTAGGGTTGcttttttatttctctctgtaAAAACTTAACTCAGCTTCATTTTAGCTCAAATACTTTCTGCAATCATGATTCCAATTCTGTAAATTCTGGTAGGCGAGAAGTCTTCCCAGTGCAAGATGAAAGTAGAAATTGAAGTATTTTACTGTCCACCGATGCTGTATTGCTTTTCGATTTTGAGCAGCTGCCCAGACGGATGTTTGGTTGATTAGAGATTGGGAACACATTCTACAGGCGAGGTATCAGACTGGTCTAGGCCATAAGAACTCAGGATCTCTCCCCTCAGGGAATCTGCTGCTGTCTCATGTGGTTCTCTGTCTTTATTTCTTTGTCTCACACCCCTGGCAATTTCTCTCCTTGTCTTTTCTGgctccctctgtctgtttctctctttgtctttgcctttgtctttgtctctctctctccctctctttctctctctctctctctctctctatttctctctctctctctctcctcccctcctctctcctccaggtgAGGTGTATTTCCTGAAGCGTTTTAAGAAGGTTAactatgctgaggcagtgaaggcGTGCCTGCGTGACAGCTCGGTGGTGGCCAAGGTGGGTCAGCTCTATGCTGCCTGGAAGATCCAGCTACTGGATCGCTGTGAGGCCGGCTGGCTGGAGGACGCAAGTATCCGCTACCCCATCGTCAACCCACGCACCCGCTGCGGAGGGCCCCAACCGGGGGTCCGCCACCTGGGCTTCCCCGACTTGAAGTTCCGGCTCTACGGGGTTTACTGCTTCCGCAAGAACCAAGAGAATGTTAATGTTGATGTAGTTAAGATGACACAGCGCCCAGGGAAGAGCAGCAAGGACATCCCCATGAACACCACTACCACCAGAAACATCTAGAGAGACTGAGACAAGGGTTTATTAGGATCACTGCTGCTACAACATAGCTCCATCCATTGCTTTAAAATAAACAATGTTGCTGAACATTACTGACAAGACATGCTAATTTGCAGCAGGATTCACCAGAAAGAGCGTGGTTCAGTTAGGGGCGGAATCTTTATCTCCGTGATTTCTCTTGTCTTAAATGAGGTGGGAGTCACGTTGAGGTTGGTTTGTGCGTCCACCATTGTCTCAGAGAGGCTTAGCTAGTAAATGCATCAGATCATTATTTCCCAGGCACAAAAATTAAGGCCATTGTTTACTATGCGTCTattagagacatggagagagaccacAGGCATGATGGGGGCTCAGACTTCACAGTGTGTTCTGTTCTCCATGTGGCTTCATTTCTGAAGGAAAAGGTCCTTTGCGAAAAGCACTCGACTTTAAGCAGTGCCAGCCGGAGAGAGTCACATTAATTAGCGGGctgtggagacagagacagatcatTTACtatgtctgtctgactgtaaTGAATGCAGCGCATTAAGCGAGCCCCTGATTAGCAGATACTGATGATAAGCTTTAAAACAGACTACTATCATGCCTAATCTATCTGCAAATGTTGCCAGGTGCCAGCATGATGCCCAAGCTTTGCCTGGCATGGCAGAGCACTGCTTAGAGGTGCCCTTTGAGTTCTACTGCGCCCCCAGTCGTCCGCCTCTATCCGGTTGCCATGTTTGGGTAGAGCCATCTGAAACGTTTCTCCTCAGTAACTAACTAAGTACTGGCAACCGTACCAGAGCTCAATAAACATAGTGAATGTTGCACTTTTAATTAGATATATTTTATGAGGAAATGGTTAGTCTATAGCAAGCATGTTTTACCTGGAGCTAATTTTAGTAACTGATGCTGATCTAACTGAACTTTGTTATAGCTGCTTTAATAGCTGCTTGATTACACCATGTTTCTATGCAGCCATGGCCATTGATTGCACTATTTGTTCAATTGTGAAAACCACAATTTAACTGTATCAGTCATTATCTTGATGTATGAATTGTATCTATAGCGAGGGCTATATGCTGAAGCTGTGATTCAAAAGTAATAAATTAGATCTTGACAATGTTGTTCATTAAAACTGATTCTGTGAGATGATGTTTTCGCAttttctccatctctactgtatctttttatttggatttatttcacctttatttaaccagataggctagttgagaacaagttctcatttgcaactgcgacctggccaagatatctGGTCTGTGTGTTTCTGAGTAGCACTGTGAGTGCAGGCTTTAGTGGGAAAACACTTGGTGCACTGCCAATACAACAGAAGTGAACATGTCATTTCCATAGCAACAGTCTTAACAAGCCCATACCAAGTTTGAGGCAAACTAACAACATAAAACAATCATTCTGTTCAGTGATGAATTTGAGCAAAGCAAATTGGAATGATTATGAGTGCCCTGTAGCTACGTCCTCAGAAGCACA from Oncorhynchus mykiss isolate Arlee chromosome 1, USDA_OmykA_1.1, whole genome shotgun sequence includes:
- the LOC110506309 gene encoding hyaluronan and proteoglycan link protein 4-like codes for the protein MHSSQPLFLGTVTCVVLTFVLSVTSLPADAEKGRRKVVHVLEDDTGAVIVQTAPGKVITHRGGSITLPCRYHHEPESSDPNRIRIKWTKVTDALVFEDVFVALGLQQRVFRSYRGRVSLEQNGPGDASVIIHNVTLEDYGRYECEVTNDMEDDTGFVNLDLEGVVFPYYPRVGRYKLNYHQAEDVCKEQDAILASHAQLHKAWLEGLDWCNAGWLEDGSVQYPISHPRDQCGRKDTPAGVRNYGYRHKEDERYDAFCFTSNLNGEVYFLKRFKKVNYAEAVKACLRDSSVVAKVGQLYAAWKIQLLDRCEAGWLEDASIRYPIVNPRTRCGGPQPGVRHLGFPDLKFRLYGVYCFRKNQENVNVDVVKMTQRPGKSSKDIPMNTTTTRNI